CTCCTTCGACCCTGCCCTGTGCGCCCCCAGAAACGCCACGTCCCAAATCCAGGACTCgggggaaagtgggtgggagCCCCCCCACCACTCCCGTCCGTGTGGCCAGCCCGTGACTCCCCGAGGACACTTCGGTCCAACACTGCGGCTgaccccccccccggccccagggcagggcagctccaCCTCCAGTCCCCAGTTCAGGGCCCCCCGGGTGTCCCCCCTAGACCGGGGCCCTGGTGGCTCCACGGCACCCTCTGCCCTGGGGATCCGGGCCCCCAGACGCCCCTCCGTGGTGGCACGGCCAACCTCCCTGATCGGACCCTCAGTCcgctggctgctgcctggccctgcGGCCCCGCGGCCCCGCGAGGGGTCCTGCCTGCCCCAGCTCTGGGGGTGCAGCCCTTGCCCCCAGATCCCGGGGGAGGGGCCCCACTCACCGCTCCCTGTCCTCCCGGCCTCTGTCCGGCTCTCGGTCGTGGTTGGTCAGAGCCGAGACCCGCTCGGCGCCCGCGGGCTTGGGCCAGGCCGGTGGCGTGGGGAAGGACGGCGGTGCCCGGTGCAGCCGGCCCCAGGCCtcgtgggggctgggcaggccgtGCAGGGCGGGGCCCTCCCTAGGGGCCAAGATGCTGCCGCCTGcagctgggggtggtgggagtgTGAGGCCGTGGCTCCGCACCAACCCCCAGGGTCCCCTGCAAAACCAcagctgctgggggggggggggggggcacagggtTCCCAACTCCAGGCCAGCACTGTGGGGGGTGCCCCAGGGGGAGTCGAGGGGGACAGGGAGCCGGAGCAGGGTTGGGGGGTGACACGTGCGTGTGGGGGCACAGCAGGCGTGCAGGCGGGTCACTCACTCAGCGTGTGGCCGCCCAGGCCCCCGAAGGCGGTGCCGCCCAGGCCACCCAGGCCCCCGAAGGCGCTGGCTCTGCCGAAAGGGTCTGCGGAGGCAGCCGGGGCTCAGGGGCTGGCGTGGCTCTCGCTGggcacccccagcacccaccccgaCGGCTCCAGGATCCAGCAGGTGCCAACTCTGCTGTCCCAGGGGTCCTGGTTCTCAGGGCCACCTTCCCGCCCACCCGCTCACCCCTGCCCTGAGGTGTTTGGAGGCCCCCCCCAGGTCACAGGGCCTCAGGACACCTACCTGTCAGGTGACCGGGGGGCAGGAAGCTGCCGGGATGCACTGAGGGTCCGAACTGGCTGGCGGCCAGGTGGGCGGCGCCTGGAGGGGACAGTGGTGGAGCCCGGAGCACCAGGACCTCCAGTGTGGCTcacccccggggtgggggcccccagctgccccgccccccactcacAGGGGGACCCCCAGGTGCGGCAGGGCGAATTCGCGCCAGGCAGCCTTACCGGGGCCGGCGAAGAGGGGCTGGGCCAGGTCCGGCGGGTACTGGAGCCCCGCGAgcaggccgggggcagggggtctGCTCAGCAAGTCCAGCTTGGCGCCCACCTCCAGCTTGTGGGGGTCCAGCTGCATCTGCCGGGGGACAGAGCGTGTCCAGGGCCTCGGCCCACCCGGCCACAGGGGTCCTGGCAGCGGCAACGACTCAGTGCCCGgcgccccccgccgccgcccgagGGAACACCAGCCCCCCGAGGCGCCCTCTGGGGCCCCGCAGCCACGCGTGCTCTGGGAAACGCGAGGTGTTTCgtgagaaccccccccccccctgccccgtcGACTTGGCCCTTGCAGCGGTCTGGGACGGGAGGTGACGGAGAGACCGTGTGTGACGGTGACGTGTGTCACCACGGCGGCAGCGCAGGGTGCCAGGGACCCTCCGAGACGCAGGGGCCGCCCGCCGTCCCATCAGGGGctccctcagccccccacccccggcccagggTTCCCAGGTCTCCCAGGGAGGCTTCCTTGGAGCCCCCACCGTGGCCAGGGCACCACCCCGCTGCCCCTCACGAGACCGGGCAAGCACCCCAAGGTGCTGGTCTGGTCTCCTGTGCTCGGTGCTGGGAGCTCGGGCGACGgtggggcgaggggtggggggcaggccgaGGCTGCTTGTGGGGTCGGGCACAGCACGGGCTCCcacagcgcccccccccacccccctggggaGTGACCCTCCACCCCAACTCCaactccagctccagctccagctcctcaCAGTCCAGCCCTGCCCAGCGCCCGGCCAGGGGCTCTCAGCGAACACCGAGGCCCTGACACCGCGTCCCGCAAGCAGGACGGCGGCCGGGCTCACCTTCATCCGCTGCTGGTGGTGGAAGGTCCGCCAGGCGATCTGCACGTGCGCGGCGCACCACCTCCCCGGCTTctgcgggggggggaggggccggcggcAGCTCAGCGGCCAGTGGGACTGCCCCACCCCCGTCACCCCCAGATCCCAGGGTCACAGGGtgccccaggcccacccaggaggccccagagtcCTCCCTAGCCCCGAGGCTCCCGCCCACGTGCACTCACCCTGACCGCCGTCCGGTAAGGGTCAGGCACCTGTCAGCACCGGGGGAGGAAGGGTCAGGTCCAGGCTCTGCGAGCAGctaagcctggggtgggggcggggggttgggggggtggacgccacccagggagggcagggcggcTGGCAGGGCTGTCACCTACCCCGGGGCCCTTTGGGAGCAGGGTGTGAACCGCGCTGGCCCGGCCTGTTACCTCGATGGGGCTTGAAGTCTGAGGGGAGAGGGCAGTGCGTGAGAGGCTGGGGCGGCgccaggcccctggccctgctggctgcCCTCCATGTGCTCGTCCCAGGCTGCAGGGGAGGTGCGCCGAGGGAGCCCGGTCCCTGGCCCTGGAGCCGCAGGGGCCTCCTGCCTCTAGACCTCCCCCGTGTGCTGCCCCCCCACCTGGTGCGCCCCTGCTGAGGGGCAGAGAGCACACGGCACAGGACTGTCGTGGTGGACCCgagggtgggggggcgggtgctCTGCTCTGGGGCTGTGCACCCCCAGGGGGTGCACCTGCAGGCTGCCGCCCGATCCCGGGGGACACTTCCATTCCCGCCCCACCTCCGGGGGCAGCTGGTACCTTGGGCTGAAAAGCGCCCTGCAGGGACCCGAAGGGGCCTGGGTGTGGGAGCAGGGCGGGCAGTCCCGGGACGGCAGGAGGGAAGGACGGGAAAAACtgcaagaggaggagggaaggcgTTCCAGGGCGCCCGGCAGCCCAGCCCTcgccgccccctgccctccccgcaCCGGGAAgcgccccaccctccaccccccagcccgACACCCCCGCCAGCCCGGGGGAGCCGAAGGCGGGGGGGCCACTCACGCTGGAATGTCGCAGGTAGGGGCTGTCCAGCTTGGGCAGGTACTTGTCGAActgggggggaagggggtgacGCGTGAGGCCCACGCCGCAGGCCGACGCCCACCAGGGGCCCTGCCCGCCCACCCGGCCCAGCCTGCGGAGGCCTGGATGGCCGCCCTGCGTCCTGGGGCTTCTGGCCCGAAGgcacctgcccccctcccagctccccaaaGCCCCACGGCCTCTCCAGCTCTCCCGGCCGGGGCACACCCGCCCGGCTGGGCCTGCTGCTCCTGAGCCCGGGCAGGAGGTGGCTGCGGCCCTGCCGGGGCACGGAGCCCAGGGCCACGAGTGGCCTCCCCCGACGGAGCGGCTGGCTCCCAACGGGAGGCCTTgcagcctggggcgggggaggggccgtgtgCCCGCGCCCCTCAGGCCTGTCTGGGCCACCAGACCTGCCGTCCCGCTACAAACTGAGACCCCTGGGGCCCCACGGTCCCTGTCACGTGTGTGCAAACGTGGGGCACCCGCCCGAACCCCGACCggggccagaggaggaggaggagggcctggacggacggacggacggacggcgGGCCCAGCGCCGGCCCGCGTGCGGGcggagcgtgtgtgtgtgtgctgctgcGCGTCCCGCCCTACGCACCGGCAGGGGTGCGGCAAGCGGCAGCACCGGCGTCGGGGGCAGCCCCGCGGGGAAGGGGGCGAATGTGTGTTGGTGCTGgtgtgtgtgctggtgtgtgTGCCGGTGTGTGTGCTGGTGCTGGTGGAACTCCGCCCGGAGCAGAGCCCCCGGGCCCAGCGGGGCCCCGGGCCGCTCGGCACTCTGGACCAGAAAACGCGCGTTCAGCTCTTGCCTGAGCAGCTCGTGATctacaagagaaaaagagagagagacagagaggcacgTCGGCCGCGGGCTCCCGCAGGGGCGAGGCGGATAGTCACCTGGCACTCCCGGGCGCGGCAGCCCGCGCCGTGGTGGCTGCTCGCCAGGTGCGGGCCCCAGGGTGCAGGTGAGAGGGGGGCCTGTGACCAAGTACCAATCAGAATCCCCGCATGAGGCTGGCAATACATGATTGGCGGGCTGAGTGGGATCAACAGGCTGGCATCTAAAGGCAAGAGAGAAGACCGTGAGCCCCGAGACCCGCCGGCTGCGGGGGGCCGCCTGGCCAGGCCCCCGGCCCGGTCCAGGCTGACTCGGGCGTCCAGACAGAACGGGACAGGCGCCCCACGGAGAAATCCTGAAGGGGGGGCGCCTGCCAGAGCCGagcaggggcggggaggcggggggggcCGCTGTTCACCTCAGAACCCTCGACCGGGCAACTCGGCCCTGCCTGCACCCTGGAGGACCTTGACCGCCGGCCCCCGGGGGCCCCGGCCCCGTCCACTAAGGAAGACGGACGGGAAGAGCGTGTACAGCAGGCCCTGGgcacctccagcccctgcccgcACCAGCCGCCTGACCAGGGCTCGGGCTGGAGCAGGCGTGCCCGCACCTGGCAGGGTCCACTCTGCCCCAGGCGGTGGGACCCCGGCCCCCGGAAAGGTGGCCTTCTGGGGCACTGGTGCTCCAGGCTCTGCGGTCCCGTGGCACTGGGTCTGGGCGAGGAGAGgctgcaccccacccccgccctggacCGAGTCACGGTGCAGAGGGGACAGTGACCCTGGCCCCGGCAGAGGGCACCTGGACCTACCGGCGTGGTGTCCTGGGACGGCCAGGCTGTGGGCCGGCagcgccgggggcgggggcagcgtgGCGGGGGCGGCGAACATGGCCGCCGCgtggtgctggtgctgggcctgggagcgCAGCGCCGGGTGTGAGGTAGCGAGGTGGGCGCCGGGCCCGTGCGGCGACAGGGGCGCGTGCTTGGGGGGCCCGAGGCTGGCGCCGCCGCTCCTGCCGCAGGGACAGGGGACTCAGCGCCTGTGGCCGCAGGTCCCTTCCCGCCCAGCCCGCCCCCACCGGGCGCAGGTGCCCACCTGAGGCCGTGCGCAGCCTGGCCGTGCCCGGGGCCGGGGAGGGCGCCCAGGGGGGGAGGCACGTGTGCCGGCAGCGGCGCCCGGGGCTGCTCGGGGGCGGGCGGCGGCTGCGGGGTGAGCCGGGGCAAGGCCGAGGCTTCCTTCTTGATCAGAGGGCCGGTGGGGCCAGGGGGCGGCGCGGGGCTGCGCAGCGAGGGCGGGAAGGGCGGCTCCGCGCTCAGCTCGCGGCTGCGCTCCAGGCCCGAGACCTTGGGCGCCGCCCTGGCCTTGGCCTCCGTCTGCTTGCCCAGCGCGGCACCTGCACAGAGAGGCCCCGGTGAGCGTGCGGCGGCCTCCGCCGCAGCCTGTGGGCCCATTCTACAGACGGGACAACTGAGGTGcagggcccaggcctgcaggCAGCATGAGAGGtggaggggctgtggggtggACCCCTGGGGCCTTTGGAGGGAGCGGCTCCTGGACTCTGTAATTTCAGGCTTCTGGCCTCCAAACACCCGTGGTTTCAGGGGACCGGGCCCACGGGGCCCGCCACCGTGGGCGCTGCCTGCATCCCTGTGCTCTCCGGGCACGTCCGGACGGAGCCTTCCAAGCAAAGGGGCCCCTTCGCTGGGCCTGGGGACACCCCTCCGGGGCACAGCCAGGTGCCAGCGTGCACCGGCAGAGCTGCCGTGGCCAGGAGAGCCATGGGCACCACGGAAGCCCACACGCCCGCCCCACCCACGCGGGGCCGCAGGCTGGGCGGTGAGGCCTCAGAGGAGCCTGACCTAGTTCACGGCCCAGTGACAGACACCTGCCGTTGCGgccagcccgggggtgggggggtgcttcCACAGGGGGTGGGTGCCCAGGCCCAGCAACCTGGTGCTGGCCGAGGCCTCGCTCTCCAGGGCACTCCCCGGTCACAGCGCCTCGCTCCCGAGGCCTTGCACCCAGCACTGAGCCACGACAGGAgtgtcctgccccctcccagagGCCGGAGCCCGGGCCACGGAAGGCACTTACCGGCATCAGCTGCTGGGGCAAAGAGCTTCTCGGAGCCCACGGACacctgggagagaaaggagggtcaGAGCACCGGGGACCCGTCCCCCGGGCCGGGTCTGTGCAGGTCCCTCTTGACCCGCAGGCCCCGCACAGAAGGCGGCCATGCCCAGGCCCCGTGGCAAGCAGGGGGCCACACGGGACCCAGGGCCCATGACAAGGGGGCTCAGCGTGGCCCTGCCCGGGTGGGGGCACCGAAGGACCCAAGGGGCACCCACGAGGAGGGCTACCACCAGCACCCGGAGAACGGCGCGTGCGGCGAGGCTGTGCAGACACTGGGCCCCGGGGTGTCTGGATGGAGCTGTGAGACGGTGCAGCgccgtgggggggcggggtgttcCACGGGACGTGAGAGGAAGAGCTGCCCTCTGACTCAGCACCCCCCCTGGGAGTGCCCCCAGAGGAGCTGGAGGCAGGGATCTGCACGCCGCAGTCAGGGCAGCACCGCCACGGCCGCAGGAGCTGGGAAACCCGGGGCCCCCGGCGCCTGGACGGGCCGGCGAGAGGCGGTCCCTCCACACAGTGGAGCCCACCGGGCCTCACAGAGCAGGGGGTTCCGGCTCCCGCCCCCACGCGGACAAGCCCTGAGGACAAGTGCTCAGGACCCGGGGCAGCCACGGAAGGACAGGTGCCGTGTGACTCCGGGTGGGTGGGGGCAAGGGCGGGgccacggggcgggggcggagctCCGGTCCGGGAGGCGAGGGCGCAGTGCGCAGGGGGCGGGGACGGCGGCTCCGACTGGCGGACGAGCtcagggccccccccacccccatctgtgcGCCCAGACACATGTCAGGCCGTGCGTTTTGTCAGACGCGTCTCGCCGCAGCAAACCGCACCCGGAAGACGCAAGCGTGCGAGAGCCGTCCCCGGCCTCAAAGACGCCCCCTGACCTCCGGGGCGCCGTGGCGCTCGGGGGGCCAGGGGGCCGGCGCTCGGTGCCGCTGGGGCCGGAGTCCGCAGGGAGAGCCGGGGCGCCCCGACGGACGGGGTGGGATGGGACCGCTGCCGCTCCTCCCGTGGCAGCGGCTCCACGCTGACCGCGGGCATCGGCGTGCAGAGCGACCCGCGGACGCACCACACACCACAGCCCACACGGGCAGGCGCACTGGAGTGGTAACCTTGGCAACCACGTCCCCAAAACCCAAACCAAGAAAAAAACGGCGGCAAACGCAGTTCTGAAAACGCGGTCGGGGGCCGGCAGGGACAGGGACCTCTGACAGCCGGGGCGCGGCCACCGGCCCAGGGCCAGCCGCGAAGGCGGgaaggtccccagcaggggggctGCACCCCCCATCTggctgtgggcagggcaggggccacacCTACCAGCCAGACCACGACCACAGAAGCCACCTGTGACCTCCTTACCCACGCCGGGGGGCAGGACACCCCCCCAACATGGGCTCGGTGGGCTTCCAGGCAGGGGTGCCTGCgacctgacccctcccccagtgGAGCCACCCCCTTCAGGTCTCCGCCAccctgctctgccagcctctCGGGGCCCCCAGCCGCAGACACTGCTGGAGGGCGCCCCAACTCGGTGGGTGGCTGGTgggcaggctgggccctggggggggAGGCTCCAGCAGGGAGGGGCCAAGCCCTGAGCTGAGCTCACTACCAGCCACCTGGTCTGTGGGACCTcagggtgggcggggaggggaagcCGCTGAGACCAGGTCTCACAGCACCCGCGGCAGGGCGGCACCTGCCCTGACCGAGCACCACAGAACCAGCGAGTCCCGGTCGGTCGCAGGAGAGAGGCCTGTGAGCCCTCGGCTCAGAAAACGCCTGAGGGGCCGCCTCCTCCTGGGCAGAGCCGGGGTGGGGCCAAGTTCATCCGGGGCCGCACTCCCCATCTACCCCTGGTGTGGTTCAaggccctgggcccaggctccAGATCGCAGGGCCAGGAGGCGGTGCCCCAGACACGGGGAGCcccgaggggcaggggcaggggccggggaaGGAGAGCCGGGTCTTCAGACGCTGGCACGCGTTCCCGGCAcaggcccctctcctctgcccgCCGGGCCTGGCCCGGGCCCCGGCCGCACCACAGCTCGAGTCTGCTCTGGGAAGTGGCGGGACCTGGCTTCCCACAGGCAGGGGTCCTGGCCAGGGGCCGGTGCGCTTCCACCGAGAGGCCTGTCACCTGGCCAGGCTGACACGCccaccgggggcggggcctctcccAGCACAGGCACCAGGAGCCTGTGGAACTTGCCTCTCCCTCCAGTTCTCGGGTCCTTTCCGTTGCGGAGGGACCTGCGTCTGGGCGGCTGACTCACAGGGGCGGCAGGCAGCCCCAGAGCTGCCGCCAGACCTGTGACAATCACTTGTGGGGGATTACGTACCGGGACCTGAGCGTGGGAGCCGGCAGCCACCACTGGCCGGTTTGGAGATGGGGGAAGGGGTCGTTCGAGGGCAAAGTACAGGTGGGCGGTCCCCGGGCTGCAGGGTCGGGGTCCCGGTGAGGGCGGTGCGGGGGCAGGGTGTCGGGGCCACCACTGCGTTTCCCGAGGTGCACAGTCCCCGCGGCGCTGGGGCGGTGGTCACCGCGCGCTTTGTCTGCGAGGACCGGACCAGCGGAGCAGCCCCTCTGGCCGCGCCCCGCCCCAGACAAAGAACTCCAACTCGGGGGCAGGTGAGCGCGGTGGCCGCGGAAACCCAGGGAGACCAGTCCGCGGGGCGCAGACAAAGGCACCCCCCACgacaccgccccgcccccgccccaggccccccagcGCCCCGGCCGTGGCCGGGAAGCTCTGCCCAACTGCGTCCTCGCCCGCCCATCGCCACGTGCGCCCCGGGGCGCACCAGCGGGTCGTGGGGTCTTCCCGCGCACGGCTCTGGGGCGAGACGCGGCGCACACCGCGCCGGGGACCTCTCCCGCGCCTCGCTACTCTAAAAGCGACGGCTGCTCTCCGGACCCCGGTCCCCAAAGTCCTGGGTCTCTCCCCGAAGCCACCAGCGCGCACTCACCGTCCAGGCGCCCCGAGCCAGGCGCGCTCTGCGGGCAACCGCAGCTGGTCCTCTGGCGGGAGCCGGAGCCGCAGCCCCGCGGCATGGACTCGGGCGGCGGAGCGTGGGCCCCCGCCGGCCTGGGCCCCCCGAGACGGCCCGTCTCCCGGCGCAACCCGCCTAGCCGGACCCCTGGCCGGGGGCGTGCATGTCCGCCACACCGGTTTGGCACACTGGGCGGCTTTCGGGGACCTCTGGACCCCCGAGCGCCGTCGGGCGCAGCGAGGGGCCGGGCGGTGAAGGGCGCACTGCTGGCGGGCGCGCGGGCAGCGGCCAGTGAgcgcgggcgggcggggaggaggcggggcgcGGGCAGGCCCGACTAATCCAGCCCCGAGGCGCGGATCTGCCCACTTGGGGCTCCGAGCGCTGGCGGTCCCGGGGAACGCTGTGTGGGCCCCACTCCTCCCTGGCTCAAAGACACGAGTATGGACGACTCCCCTATGCCCAGTgtacagagggggaaactgagtcacaaagCGGCAAGGCCGAGGAGCTGGACTCGAAGGACGACAGGTCCCCTGCACCTGTCCGACCTGAGCTCTGCCCTCCCTGAACCCCCGTCTCACTGTCTCGGAAGCGGCGATGCCCAGTGGGAGACAGCAGCGGTCACCCCACGTGCAGAGTGGCTACCCTGACCAGCCCTGGCACCCGCGGGCCACCCGGTGGGCGGAAGCCAACTTCAGGCCGGTAGGAAGCAGCGCCCCACGGGAAGGCCGTGCGCGTGTGCACCGGACACCCACCCGGCCGCCCCGGAGAGCGACGGGAGGAAGCCCACGCAGCTCGCCGGGGCGGAGGCGCCCACCGCTCGGCGGCCGCGGGGCCGGGGCCCCAGGCCGGCTCTGGAGGGGtgtccaggggcccaggggcagggcctgcgGAGCCCCGTGCCTGCGCGGTGGGCAGTAGCAGCCGCCCTCGCCCTGGGAACCGGGCCAGACCCTGCGCTGGGCCAGCACCGTCCTCCCTGGAGGCCGGTCAGACACACGCGGACACGCAGGCCGGCACGCACGCAGAGAACCTCCCACCCGAGGACACAGGCTCCCGCAGGGCCGGCCCTCGGCCACGCGTTCTGCTGGAACTGTTTCCCACACACGCGGGttcccgccggccccgccccacaCTCCCTAAGCCCCGGGAGTCCGCCGCGggggctgcctgcagccccctGCGGTCAGCAGTCCCTGGCGGGCAGCACCACCGAGTCCCGGCAACCGCGACCCCGAGAGCTCGTCCAGGGACGACCAGTGAGACCCTGGGGGCGAGGCCCATGAGGGCAGAAGGCAGACTGGAGCCGGGGGCCGCAGGGACCCCCGGAGCCTCCGGAGGGAGCTCAGCCCGGGGCCCCTGGGCGCCCAACCCCTGGCCTCCAGCAACGGGACAGGACGAGCGCCTGAGCTCCACGGGGCTTCCTGAGGAACGAACGGTGTGCGTAAGTGTGCACACAGGTGTGTGCGCACCGTGTGTGAACGCACATGCGTGTGAGTGTTCACGACGCAGGGAAGACGTTGGGCGCTGCCCCTCCCGACGGCGCGGCAGGGACGGGGCCTCTCCGAGGAGGTCCCTGCCCGGCTCGTCCCAGCcgccgctgcccccgcccccgccgaaGCCCTGTCCAGCAAAGCAGCCGAGGCTCCGAGTGTGGAGGGGCGGCGGTGGGGGCTCAGTCCGCGGCCGGGGCCAGCCCTGGGCGGTGCTGCCGTCctgtccagccccacccccgccctgttCCTGCAGCCCTGGAGCCGCTGCAGCTGGAGCCAGGGCGGCCAAGCGCTGGCGGGGGGCCTGGCCGGGAGGCCAGACAGACATCCCTCGGGAGACGGCTGCGGCCACAGAGCAGGACGGGGTGCCGGCCAGCCGCCTGGTGCGCCCCACGTAACTCCTGCCCCCACGTTTTCTCAAGGCAGCAGCCGCAGGCGCCGGCCGCCCTCCCGCAGAGGGGCAGGCGTTCCCGGGGCCTGTTCCGTGGGCCGGCCTGCACCCCGGCCTCCAGGGCCACCGCCGGCTGCAGAGGGGACCTCAGACCCCGGCAGGTGTGGGAGAAGCCAACTGGCCGGAGGCCCGGAGCCCAGGTCTTACCCACCCCGACCGCGGCCGGCAGGTGCGTGTCCCCGCAGCCCACCCAGCGCACGGAGCGGTGGAGCTCACGGCTCTCCTGCCCAACCCGCAGGCGCGgctgccctggtccctgcgcCTGTCCACCCGGAGACCCCGGGTGTCGGCCGGCTGGTGTTTCCCGTCCACCGGGCGTCCAGCGTGTGGCCAGCTCCGTGGAGCAAAGGCTCCTGGGGACGAGCAGGGGTCGGGGAGGCCAAGGAGCTGCTGGCGGCCACTCGGGGTGTCAGCCGGCGGCCAGGCTCCCGGTGAGGGCAGGCGACGCTGATGTGCCCGCCCACGTCCTCACACTCGCAGTCCTGGACCCGCTGGGAGGACACTCGGCCTCCCTGCCTGGACCGGCCTCACCCGGCGGGTGCCAGAGCGAGGGGGGAGTTGGGGCGCCGGGGCAGAGGTCAGCGGAGGGGGCTTACCTTGTCGTCCCCGTCGCTCTCGCTGTCGcactgtggggagagagagggaggtcaGCACCGAGGGCACACGCAGCCCCCCGCACTGGGCCGGCGGGAGCCCCAGGGAAGCCAAGGGGTGTCAGCAGGGTGGGCGTGGCGCAGGCCAGACAGAGGAGCCCCCGACAGGCAGACCCAGCCACCCAGAGCAGACACGGGGCAGTGTCAGCCATGGAGCCCCTGCCCCGGCCAGCTGGAGCCCCTCCTCAGCCCAGGGCCGGTAGGGAGGGCGAGGGGCAGGGGTGCTGAGACCCCCGGGGGGAGGTGAGGGGTCAGGACAGGCTGAGGCCGGACGGGCCGCCCGCTCGCCGCCCACGCGGCGCCGAGGGGAAGCTAGCCCACGTCGGAGCAGCTGGTTGAGGGGAGATCAGGATGATGACCACGCAAACCAGCCAGAAGGGCGGCTCCGGAAACCacggcagcccccccccccgccccccggagacCGTGCAGAACTCGCAGCCCCGTGGTGCGCATCCAGTGAGCTCCCAGAGCACCTCTCTGGGCCCACCGCCGCCGGGCGCCGTCCCGGGCTCGGGACGCATGGGTCCAGCCCCCTccacacagggcagaggggggtctGGGAAGGGGGGCCGGAGGGGCAAGCAGAGGTCGCTGCACACGAGCAGGGGCCAACTCCGACCACGGAGCCGGGGGAGGCCGGGGGGGAGCCAGGGCACTGACCGGCGCTTGGGGTGGTCCTGTGCCGGGACAGGGGTAAGGGTGTGGGGCGGTGGCCGGGGGGTGTCAGGAGCCCCTGCCCACACCGATGCTGACTGGTGGAGCTGCCagagacccccctcccccgccatcGGCCTCTCCCTGCTTAACCGGTGGCTCCGAGCCCGAGAGGGGAACCACATGCCCGTCACCTGGCCGGGGTCGGGCCCGGTGTGCACTGGCCTCCGCCCGGGGCCCAGGACCCCGTCTCCCCCACCGCTCTCCGCCGGGCGGGTCGGCGTCGCCCTGGAGCCTAAGCATGTGGCAGCACGGAGGGCTGGGGGAGCTCCCCAGAGCGCGCACGGACCCCCGTAACTAACTGCCCGGCACACGCCTGTCAGCCACAGCGCCGACGACCCTGGTTACTAAGTCCTGCAGGGTTAACGTCTCACTGCAGCGGAGCTGGGGCTGAGCACGGCCGTGAGTCAGGGCAAGGAGGGAAAAGCCACGTCTGTCCTGTGCGGGCTGCCTGGGGGAGGCGGCCTTCTTGGCCGGGCTGGGCGGGGCCACCCTGGGAgccccaagggggggggggggggtccaggtGGGCGTCACGGAGGAAGGGCAGGCCCCAGGACCCACGGGGACAAGTGTGTCGGAGGGGAGCCGCCACCGGCGCTGATGCTGTGCAGCCTCGggcagcccccccagccccccacccccgtctctgcGCCTCGGTCGGGGCGTCTGGGAGCCAGAGACCGCGGGGCGGCTGTGCAGCGCTGATGAGGGGACCACAGGCAAAGGCCAGGACGGTGCCGGCAGTGTCTCGGCACGGTGCAGCGTGACGGCGTCGCCAGCAC
The genomic region above belongs to Phyllostomus discolor isolate MPI-MPIP mPhyDis1 chromosome 13, mPhyDis1.pri.v3, whole genome shotgun sequence and contains:
- the FBRSL1 gene encoding fibrosin-1-like protein isoform X10, with product MEAKVRQSRRSRAQRDRGRRREAARDARDRSASSGDEPEPGPGKENAGLPRAPPPRAPAAARPPRRRRRESSSQEEEVIDGFAIASFSTLEALEKDMALKPHERREKWERRLAKKPREAEACPSAEPSENGRALEAGSPEQDLEPPCEQGRKAPLQPAQQMKAAPAPGGADCNSEDDGFLEAGSSRRSTSRDRLSDSSAQAVSGRGYSCDSESDGDDKVSVGSEKLFAPAADAGAALGKQTEAKARAAPKVSGLERSRELSAEPPFPPSLRSPAPPPGPTGPLIKKEASALPRLTPQPPPAPEQPRAPLPAHVPPPLGALPGPGHGQAAHGLSRSGGASLGPPKHAPLSPHGPGAHLATSHPALRSQAQHQHHAAAMFAAPATLPPPPALPAHSLAVPGHHADASLLIPLSPPIMYCQPHAGILIDHELLRQELNARFLVQSAERPGAPLGPGALLRAEFHQHQHTHRHTHQHTHQHQHTFAPFPAGLPPTPVLPLAAPLPFDKYLPKLDSPYLRHSSFFPSFPPAVPGLPALLPHPGPFGSLQGAFQPKTSSPIEVTGRASAVHTLLPKGPGVPDPYRTAVRKPGRWCAAHVQIAWRTFHHQQRMKQMQLDPHKLEVGAKLDLLSRPPAPGLLAGLQYPPDLAQPLFAGPGAAHLAASQFGPSVHPGSFLPPGHLTAAGGSILAPREGPALHGLPSPHEAWGRLHRAPPSFPTPPAWPKPAGAERVSALTNHDREPDRGREDRERDLEKPRLLSRASPEAPGGGLLPRGQGEPRIKESRSPAKEPGAQLAARPQSPCGKAALGSSLRLAGLLGRAPGKPPEGDVKVKEERGEEGDAPEPPGDGLHRAAPASLQFGPGSVGCERLGFAWEPLRNAYRSLELPRRAPPAAAPFEPPYRDREPHDYSPERLRAARREELERVRAAHLGASAHLPAPTLDGAALLPALGALHYPRLGPAATALHNGLLARTSPANAALGAPPPLVTAGGPPTPSGPSPRSRTTPLGVPGDAPDYSPSRNPQEVEAR
- the FBRSL1 gene encoding fibrosin-1-like protein isoform X1, yielding MEAKVRQSRRSRAQRDRGRRREAARDARDRSASSGDEPEPGPGKENAGLPRAPPPRAPAAARPPRRRRRESSSQEEEVIDGFAIASFSTLEALEKDMALKPHERREKWERRLAKKPREAEACPSAEPSENGRALEAGSPEQDLEPPCEQGRKAPLQPAQQMKAAPAPGGADCNSEDDGFLEAGSSRRSTSRDRLSDSSAQAVSGRGYSCDSESDGDDKVSVGSEKLFAPAADAGAALGKQTEAKARAAPKVSGLERSRELSAEPPFPPSLRSPAPPPGPTGPLIKKEASALPRLTPQPPPAPEQPRAPLPAHVPPPLGALPGPGHGQAAHGLSRSGGASLGPPKHAPLSPHGPGAHLATSHPALRSQAQHQHHAAAMFAAPATLPPPPALPAHSLAVPGHHADASLLIPLSPPIMYCQPHAGILIDHELLRQELNARFLVQSAERPGAPLGPGALLRAEFHQHQHTHRHTHQHTHQHQHTFAPFPAGLPPTPVLPLAAPLPFDKYLPKLDSPYLRHSSFFPSFPPAVPGLPALLPHPGPFGSLQGAFQPKTSSPIEVTGRASAVHTLLPKGPGVPDPYRTAVRKPGRWCAAHVQIAWRTFHHQQRMKQMQLDPHKLEVGAKLDLLSRPPAPGLLAGLQYPPDLAQPLFAGPGAAHLAASQFGPSVHPGSFLPPGHLTDPFGRASAFGGLGGLGGTAFGGLGGHTLTAGGSILAPREGPALHGLPSPHEAWGRLHRAPPSFPTPPAWPKPAGAERVSALTNHDREPDRGREDRERDLEKPRLLSRASPEAPGGGLLPRGQGEPRIKESRSPAKEPGAQLAARPQSPCGKAALGSSLRLAGLLGRAPGKPPEGDVKVKEERGEEGDAPEPPGDGLHRAAPASLQFGPGSVGCERLGFAWEPLRNAYRSLELPRRAPPAAAPFEPPYRDREPHDYSPERLRAARREELERVRAAHLGASAHLPAPTLDGAALLPALGALHYPRLGPAATALHNGLLARTSPANAALGAPPPLVTAGGPPTPSGPSPRSRTTPLGVPGDAPDYSPSRNPQEVEAR